The genomic stretch GCTGCGGGCGGGGGCACCCCAGGTGGACCCGGCCGACGTCGACCGTGCAGTGGCGGAGGGGCCGCGTTGACACAGAACCTGGCGCGTACTGTTTTCCTGCTCGCCCACACCGGGCGGCCCGCGGCGATCCGCAGTGCGGAACTCGTCGTCAAGGGCCTGCTGCGGCATGACATCGGGGTGCGGGTGCTGGAGGAGGAGGCGCGCGACCTGCCGTTGCCTGACGAGGTGGTGCTGGTCAAGGAGGCGACTCCGCAGTGCCTCGACGGCTGCGAGCTGCTGATCGTGCTCGGCGGCGACGGCACGCTGCTGCGGGGGGCGGAGTTCGCCAGGGCCTCGGGGGTGCCGATGCTCGGCGTCAACCTCGGCCGCGTGGGGTTCCTCGCGGAGGCCGAGCGGGACGACCTCGATCGGGTGGTTGACCGGGTGGTGGCGCGGTCGTACGAGGTCGAGGAGCGGATGACCGTCGATGTCGTCGTGCACCGCAACGGGGACCTCGTGCACACGGACTGGGCGCTGAACGAGGCGGCCGTGCAGAAGGCCGGCGCCGAGAAGCTGCTGGAAGTCGTGCTGGAGATCGACGGGCGGCCGGTGTCGGAGTTCGGGTGCGACGGGGTGATCCTGTCCACGCCCACCGGGTCCACGGCGTATGCGTTCTCCGCGGGCGGGCCCGTGGTGTGGCCCGAGGTGGAGGCGTTGTTGATGGTGCCGATCAGTGCGCACGCGCTGTTCGCCAAGCCGCTGGTCACGTCGCCGGATTCGGTGCTCGCCGTGGAAGTGCTGCCGCACATCTCGCCCGGGGTGCTGTGGTGCGACGGGCGGCGGACCGTGGAGTTGCCGCCGGGGGCGCGGGTGGAGGTGCGGCGGGGGGCCGTGCCGGTGCGGCTGGCTCGGCTGCATCACTCGTCCTTCACCGATCGGCTGGTGGCGAAGTTCGCGCTGCCGACCACGGGATGGCGGGGGGCGCCTCACTAGAAAGAGCGGCCTGTGTGCACTCGCCGCCCCGGACCTCGTATGGTCTGTTCCGTGTTGGAGGAGATGCGGATACGGTCGCTCGGGGTCATCGACGATGCCGTCGTCGAGCTGTCGCCCGGGTTCACCGCGGTCACCGGTGAGACAGGTGCGGGCAAGACCATGGTGGTCACCAGCCTGGGGCTGCTGCTCGGTGGGCGGGCGGACCCGGCGCTCGTGCGGATCGGGGCCGAGAAGGCGGTTGTGGAGGGCCGGGTCAGCGTCCCCGCGGACGCCGCCGCCGTCGTACGCGCCGAGGAGGCCGGGGCCGAGCTGGACGACGGGTCCCTGCTGATCAGCCGTACCGTTTCCGCCGAGGGCCGGTCCCGGGCCCATCTGGGCGGGCGGTCGGTGCCGGTCGGACTGCTCGCCGAGCTGGCCGACGACCTGGTGGCCGTGCACGGGCAGACCGACCAGCAGGGGCTGCTGAAGCTGTCCAGACAGCGGCAGGCGCTGGACCGGTACGCGGGCGACGCCGTCGCCGTGCCGCTCGCCAAGTACACCGAGGCCTACCGCCGGCTGCGGGCCGTCTCCGCCGAGCTGGAGGAGATCACCACGCGCGCGCGTGAGCGGGCGCAGGAAGCCGACATGCTGCGGTACGGCCTTGAGGAGATCGCCGCCGTGGAGCCGCGGGCCGGCGAGGACGTCGAGCTGGCCGAGGAGGCCGAGCGACTGGGGCACGCGGAGGCGCTGTCGTCCGCCGCGACGGCCGCGCACGCCGGGCTCGCGGGCAATCCCGAGGACCCCGAGGGGATCGACGCCTCGACCCTGGTCGCGGGGGCCCATCGGGCGCTGGAGGCCGTGCGGTCGCACGATCCGGCGCTGGCCTCCCTCGCCGATCGCATCGGCGAGATCGGGATCCTGCTCGGCGATGTCGCCGGGGAGCTGGCCGGGTACGCCGACGACCTCGACGCCGATCCGCTGCGGCTGGCCGCCGTGGAGGAGCGCAGGGCGGCCCTGAACGCGCTCACGCGGAAGTACGGCGACGACATCAACGCCGTACTGGCCTGGGCGGAGCAGGGTGCCGCCCGGCTCACCGAGCTGGACGGCGACGACGAGCGGCTGGAGGAGCTGACCGCCGAGCGGGACGCGCTCCGCACCGAACTGGGCGGGCTCGCCCAGGCGTTGACGGATGCCCGGGCCGAGGCCGCCGAGCGGTTCGCCGCCGCCGTGACGGCCGAGCTGGCCTCGCTGGCGATGCCCCACGCACGCGTGTCCTTCGCCATCCGGCAGACCGAGGACCCGGAGGGCGTCGAGGTCGGCGGGCGTGCGGTGGCGTACGGGCCGTCCGGCGTGGACGAGGTCGAGCTGCTGCTCGCCCCGCACCCGGGCGCGCCGCCCCGGCCCATCGCCAAGGGCGCGTCCGGCGGTGAACTGTCCCGCGTGATGCTCGCCGTCGAGGTCGTGTTCGCGGGCACGGACCCCGTGCCGACGTACCTCTTCGACGAGGTCGACGCCGGTGTCGGCGGCAAGGCCGCGGTCGAGATCGGGCGACGCCTCGCGAAGCTCGCCAGGACCGCACAGGTCGTCGTGGTCACCCACCTGCCCCAGGTCGCCGCCTTCGCCGACCGGCAGCTGCTGGTCGAGAAGACCAACGACGGGTCGGTCACCCGCTCCGGAGTGAAGGTGCTGGAGGGCGAGGAGCGGATCCGCGAGCTGTCCCGGATGCTGGCCGGCCAGGAGGACTCCGAGACGGCCCGCGCACACGCCGAGGAACTGCTGGCGACGGCCCGGGCGGACGGGTGAGGGGCCGGGCGGGTACCTTCGCGNNNNNNNNNNNNNNNNNNNNNNNNNNNNNNNNNNNNNNNNNNNNNNNNNNNNNNNNNNNNNNNNNNNNNNNNNNNNNNNNNNNNNNNNNNNNNNNNNNNNNNNNNNNNNNNNNNNNNNNNNNNNNNNNNNNNNNNNNNNNNNNNNNNNNNNNNNNNNNNNNNNNNNNNNNNNNNNNNNNNNNNNNNNNNNNNNNNNNNNNNNNNNNNNNNNNNNNNNNNNNNNNNNNNNNNNNNNNNNNNNNNNNNNNNNNNNNNNNNNNNNNNNNNNNNNNNNNNNNNNNNNNNNNNNNNNNNNNNNNNNNNNNNNNNNNNNNNNNNNNNNNNNNNNNNNNNNNNNNNNNNNNNNNNNNNNNNNNNNNNNNNNNNNNNNNNNNNNNNNNNNNNNNNNNNNNNNNNNNNNNNNNNNNNNNNNNNNNNNNNNNNNNNNNNNNNNNNNNNNNNNNNNNNNNNNNNNNNNNNNNNNNNNNNNNNNNNNNNNNNNNNNNNNNNNNNNNNNNNNNNNNNNNNNNNNNNNNNNNNNNNNNNNNNNNNNNNNNNNNNNNNNNNNNNNNNNNNNNNNNNNNNNNNNNNNNNNNNNNNNNNNNNNNNNNNNNNNNNNNNNNNNNNNNNNNNNNNNNNNNNNNNNNNNNNNNNNNNNNNNNNNNNNNNNNNNNNNNNNNNNNNNNNNNNNNNNNNNNNNNNNNNNNNNNNNNNNNNNNNNNNNNNNNNNNNNNNNNNNNNNNNNNNNNNNNNNNNNNNNNNNNNNNNNNNNNNNNNNNNNNNNNNNNNNNNNNNNNNNNNNNNNNNNNNNNNNNNNNNNNNNNNNNNNNNNNNNNNNNNNNNNNNNNNNNNNNNNNNNNNNNNNNNNNNNNNNNNNNNNNNNNNNNNNNNNNNNNNNNNNNNNNNNNNNNNNNNNNNNNNNNNNNNNNNNNNNNNNNNNNNNNNNNNNNNNNNNNNNNNNNNNNNNNNNNNNNNNNNNNNNNNNNNNNNNNNNNNNNNNNNNNNNNNNNNNNNNNNNNNNNNNNNNNNNNNNNNNNNNNNNNNNNNNNNNNNNNNNNNNNNNNNNNNNNNNNNNNNNNNNNNNNNNNNNNNNNNNNNNNNNNNNNNNNNNNNNNNNNNNNNNNNNNNNNNNNNNNNNNNNNNNNNNNNNNNNNNNNNNNNNNNNNNNNNNNNNNNNNNNNNNNNNNNNNNNNNNNNNNNNNNNNNNNNNNNNNNNNNNNNNNNNNNNNNNNNNNNNNNNNNNNNNNNNNNNNNNNNNNNNNNNNNNNNNNNNNNNNNNNNNNNNNNNNNNNNNNNNNNNNNNNNNNNNNNNNNNNNNNNNNNNNNNNNNNNNNNNNNNNNNNNNNNNNNNNNNNNNNNNNNNNNNNNNNNNNNNNNNNNNNNNNNNNNNNNNNNNNNNNNNNNNNNNNNNNNNNNNNNNNNNNNNNNNNNNNNNNNNNNNNNNNNNNNNNNNNNNNNNNNNNNNNNNNNNNNNNNNNNNNNNNNNNNNNNNNNNNNNNNNNNNNNNNNNNNNNNNNNNNNNNNNNNNNNNNNNNNNNNNNNNNNNNNNNNNNNNNNNNNNNNNNNNNNNNNNNNNNNNNNNNNNNNNNNNNNNNNNNNNNNNNNNNNNNNNNNNNNNNNNNNNNNNNNNCCGGAAACCGGCGCCCCGGCCTGCTGGCGCACGCCGTCGCGGTCGTGGCCGCCGCCGCATACGGCGACCGGGTCACCGCGTGGGCGCGCTCGCTGTGACCCTCTGACCTCGCCGGACGTGGTCGTACGGCGTTCGGCCGGGCCGGCTTTCCTCACCCGTGTGGGTGACGTGCTCCGGCGCATTGCCCCGGCCCGCCGCACTGTGCGCCTGCCGGATTTCCCGTAACGGCCCATCGCCCTGGCATGCTTGAGGGAACACGGTCCGCGCGGGAGGCGCGCGGGGTAGGTCCGTCCGCCCCCGTGAGCCCGCTACCTTCTGTACGTTTCCTCGTGACCGCCCATGCCGAACCAGGAGCCCCGGCCCCTTGAGCCCCCTGAGCAGCAACGCGCCGCACGGCCAGTCGACGCTGCGCACCGTACAGGTGCTGGGCGGAGGCAATGCCGCCAGCGGCGCGCATGTGCGCTCGCTGGCCGAGGGGCTCGTGGCGAGGGGCGTACGGGTCACGGTGTGCGCCCCCGTCGATGCCGACCGCGCCTACGACTTCTCCGGCGCCGGTGCCGAGCATGTGCACGTGCCGCGCAGCAGCGACCCGGCCTCCGTGGCCGCGCTGCGGGCGGTCTGCACGGACGCCGACCTGGTGCACGCGCACGGGCTGCACGCCTCCTTCCGGTCCGTGCTCGCGCTCAGCGGCCGGCGCACCCCGCTGGTGGTCACCTGGCACGACCGGGCCCAGGCGCAGGGCGCGCGGGCGCAGTTCCTGCGGCTGCTGGAGCGGCGGGTGGTGCGCACGGCGTCCGTGGTCCTCGGCACCAGCTCCGACCTGGTGGACCGGGCCCGCAGCACGGGGGCGCGGGACGCCCGGCTCGCCGCCGTCGGCCTGCCGGGACAGCGCCGGCCCGTCGTCCTCGACGACCCCGACCGGCTGCGTCCCAAGGTCCGGGCCGAACTCGGCGCCACCGGACGCCCGTTGCTGATCGCGGTCGGCTCCCTCGACCGGCACCGCGGCTACGACGTCCTGCTGGACGCGGCCCGTGCCTGGCGCGACCTCGACCCTGTGCCGCTGCTCGTCATCGCCGGGGAAGGACCGCAGCGGCCGGCGCTGCAGCGGCGGATCGAGGACGAGGGGCTGCCGGTGCGGCTCATCGGCCGCCGCGAGGACGTGCCCGAACTGCTCGCGGCCGCCGATCTGGCGCTGCTGACGAGCAGTTGGGAGTCACGGTCCGTCCTCGCACAGGAGGCGCTGTACGCGCGCGTGCCGCTCGTCGCCACCCGGGTCGGCGGCATCCCCGACCTCGTCGGCGACGCGGCCGAACTCGTCCCGTACGGCGACCCGGTGGCGCTCGCGGCCACCGTCGTACGGCTCCTCGCCGACCCCGGGCGCCGGGAGGAACTACGCGAGTCGGGCGTACGGCAGGCCGCCGGCTGGCCGACCGAGGACGAGACGGTAGCCCAAGTGCTCAGCGTGTACGACGAGTTGACCCAGCCCAGGCCACTCGCCTAGGGCCTGGCCGAACAGCACACCTAGGACACGTGCCTACGAGCCCGCAGGGCCAGGCTCAATGCCAGGACCGTCTGCGGGTCGTCGAGGTCGGTGCCCAGCAACTCCCCGATGCGGGCGAGCCGGTTGTAGAGGGTCTGCCGGTTCAGATGCAGCTCACGGGCCGTCTCCGCCTTGCGTCCGGCGTGCGCCAGATAGGTCTCCAGGGTCGGCAGCAGCGGCGGCTTGGAGCGGTGGTCGTGGTCCCGCAGCGGGCCGATCGCGCGGTCCACGAACGCGGCGAGGTCCGGGTGGTCGCGCAGCCGCCACAGCAGCAGGTCGATGTCGAGGCGGCNNNNNNNNNNNNNNNNNNNNNNNNNGAAGCCGGCCAGGATGCCCAGGACCTGCGGCACCCCGCCGCCGCCCAGCAGAGCCTCGGTGCAGCGCCGGTGCACCTCCTCGGCCCGCTGCAGCAGGGCGTAGTGGCCGTTGACGATCTCGGTGTGGATCTCCTCGGTCACCGTCACGAACGGCACCTCGCGGTGCAGCTGGACCAGCGGCAGCCCGGCCGCGCGGGCGGTGTCCACCAGGGCGGCCGGCAGCCGGGTGAAACGCGGGCCCAGCTCCACCACCAGGGCGGCGATCCCGCGCTCGGCGAGCGTGCGCACGAACGCCCGCTGCTCGGCCGGGCGGGTGCCGAGGCCGTAGCCGGTGGTGAGCAGCAGCTCGCCGCCCTTGAGCAGCGAGGCGATGTTGGGCACCTCGCCCGCGTGCACCCAGCGCACCGTGCGCCCCAGCCGGTCGGCCCCCGCCAGGATCTCCGGCAGCCCGCTGCGCAGCCCCGGCAGTTCCAGCGCCCGCTGAACGGTGATCCCGGCGCCCTGGGTGTCGAATCGGTTGTCCGTACGGCTGTCCATGCAGCGGACGCTACCTGCGCAAACGCCCTCGGGACAGCTCCCTGTCAGATGGGCTTGATGTTGTGGTTGAAGCGGAAGACGTTGTCCGGGTCGTAGCGTCGTTTCACCTTCTCCAGGCGCAGCGTGTTGCCCTCGCCCAGCCCCGCCCGCACCCGCTCCGGGCCCTCGTCGCCGATGAAGTTCAGGTACACGTCCCCGGTGCTCCATGGCCGTACGTCGGCGCACACGCCCCGCACCCACGCGATCGCCCGCTCGTCCTCGGCCGGGTCCGCCCAGATGCCGAACGGGTGCGCGGCCCAGGGCGCGTCCCGGTACGGCACCGGGTACGCGTGCGGGCCGGCGGCGATCGCCCCGCCCTGCGGGAACAGGATCTGCTGGCTGCCGGTCGGCACCGGCATGCTGTCCGCGCGGGCGCAGAAGGCGTTCACCAACTCGTCCGGCAGTCCGGTCAGATACTCCGCCGACCAGTAGTTCCGCAGTCCGGCCGGAAAGTCGAGCATGCACTGCACATCGGCGTACGGCATCGCGCCGGCCACCTCCACCTCGTGCGGCAGGGCCAGCAGCGGCTCGGCCAGCTTGCGCATGCCCTCCTCGTCACCCGCGTAGGTGAGCAACAGCCCGCACAGCAGCTTGCCGATCAGCTCCGGCGGTACGAACGCCTCGGGCGGCCCCGTTACGTACAGCACGGCGCCGCCGGCCTCGTCGGGTCCGCCGAGCACGATGTCCCGGAAGGTGCGGATCACCTCGGGGCCGAACCGCGGCCGGTACATCAGCAGGGCGACGGAGAACACCGGCAGCTCGTGCAGCTCCAGGGTGAGCGCGGTGGCGATGCCGAAGTTGCCGCCTCCGCCGTGCAGCGCCCAGAACAGCTCGGGGTTCTCGTCGGCGTTGGCGTGCACCCGCTCGGCGTCGGCGGTCACCAGTTCCACGCCGAGTAGGTTGTCCACGGCGAGGCCGAAGGCGCGGTCCAGCCAGCCGGTGCCGCCGCCGAGGACGAAGCCGCCGATCCCGGTGGTGGAGGCACGGCCGCCGGTGGTCGCGAGGCCGTACGGCTGGGTGGCCCGGTCCAGCCGGCTCATGGTGGCGCCGCCCTCGATCCGGACCGCCTCGGCCGCCGGGTCGACAGTCACCTCGTGCATCCGGCGCAGGTCCACCACGAGCGCGCCGTCACCGAGCGCCGACCCGGCCACGCTGTGCCCGCCGCCGCGCACCGCGATCGGCAGATCCAGGTCGCGGGCGAAGCGCACGGCCCGTACGACATCGGTCGCGTGCGCGCACTGGGCGATCACGGCCGGGCGCCGGTCGATCATCGCGTTGAAGACGGCCCGGGCCTCGTCGTAGCCGCGGTCCTGCGGGGCGAACACCTCGCCTGCGAGGTCTGCGCGCAACCCGGCGAGGGCCGTGCGCGCCTTGGAGGGGGAAGCCATCGCCGCCCCCCTTCCGGTGAGGTGAAGGGGGTTTTGTGCGCTACCAGCCTAGGCCGGAGCGCCCCGAAGGGGCGCGGGGAACTGCGCGACCAGCCACAACGGACCCGCAGACGACCGACACCCTGCTAGCCGCCGTAAGCGCCGGAGGCGGTCAGCCGCAGTGCCGTGTCGATCAGTGGCACATGGCTGAACGCCTGCGGGAAGTTGCCGACCTGGCGCTGCAGGCGCGGGTCCCACTCCTCGGCGAGCAGACCGAGGTCGTTGCGCAGTGCGAGGAGCTTCTCGAAGAGCTTCCTCGCCTCGTCCACCCGGCCGATCATCGCCAGGTCGTCCGCCATCCAGAACGAGCAGGCCAGGAAGGCGCCCTCGTCGCCCGGAAGGCCGTCGACGCCCGCGTGGGCGCCCTCCGTCGGATAGCGCAGGATGAACCCGTCCGGGGTGGACAGCTCGCGCTGGATCGCCTCGATGGTGCCGATGACGCGCTTGTCGTCAGGTGGCAGGAAACCCATCTGGGGGATCAGCAGCAGCGAGGCGTCCAGCTCCTGGGAGCCGTAGGACTGTGTGAAGGTGTTGCGCTCCTTGTCGTAGCCCTTCTCGCAGACGTCCCGGTGGATGTCGTCGCGCAGTTCCTTCCAGCGCTCCAGCGGGCCGTCCGCGTCCCCGGACTCGATCAGCTTGATGGTGCGGTCCACCGCGACCCAGGCCATCACCTTGGAGTGGACGAAGTGCCGGCGGGGGCCGCGCACCTCCCAGATGCCCTCGTCCGGCTCCTGCCAGTGGTCCTCCAGGTAGCGGATCAGCTTGAGCTGGAGCAGGGCCGCGTAGTCGTTGCGGGCCAGGCCCGTCATATGGGCCAGGTGCAGGGCCTCGGTGACCTCGCCGTACACGTCCAGCTGGAGCTGGTGGGCGGCGCCGTTGCCGACGCGGACCGGTGCCGAGGCCTCGTAGCCCGGCAGCCAGTCCAGCTCGGCCTCGCCCAGCTCGCGCTCGCCGGCGATGCCGTACATGATCTGCAGGTTCTCCGGGTCGCCGGCGACCGCGCGCAGCAGCCACTCGCGCCAGGCGCGGGCCTCCTCGCGGTAGCCGGTGCGCAGGAGGGAGGACAGGGTGATCGCGGCGTCGCGCAGCCAGGTGTAGCGGTAGTCCCAGTTGCGGACCCCGCCGATGTCCTCCGGGAGAGAGGTCGTCGGGGCCGCGACGATGCCGCCCGTGGGGGCGTATGTCAGGGCCTTGAGGGTGATCAGCGAGCGGACCACCGCCTCGCGGTACGGCCCGTGGTACGTGCAGTGCTCGACCCACTCGCGCCAGAAGTCCTCCGTCGCCTCCAGCGAGGCCTCCGGCTCCGGCAGCGGCGGCGGCTCCTTGTGCGAGGGCTGCCACGAGATCGTGAACGCGATCCGGTCACCCGGGGCGACCGTGAAGTCGGCGTACGTCGTCAACGACTTTCCGAAGGTCTCCGCCTCGGTGTCGAACCACACCGAGTCAGGACCGGCGACGGCGACGGTCCGCCCCTCGTGCTTGTGCACCCAGGGCACGACACGGCCGTAGGAGAACCGCATCCGCAGGGCCGAGCGCATCGGCACCCGGCCGGTGACGCCCTCCACGATCCGGATCAGCTGCGGCGCGCCCTCACGCGGGGGCATGAAGTCCGTCACCCGGACCGTGCCGCGCGGGGTGTCCCACTCCGACTCCAGGACCAGCGAGTCGCCGCGGTAGCTGCGCCGGGCCGCCGACGGCGGCTGGGCGTCGGCCGCGTGCGCCGGGCCGAGCCGCCAGAAGCCGTGTTCCTCGGTGCCCAGCAGGCCGGCGAAGATGGCATGCGAGTCGAAGCGGGGCAGGCACAGCCAGTCCACTGTGCCGTCCCGGCAGACCAGTGCGGCGGTCTGCATGTCTCCGATGAGTGCGTAGTCTTCGATGCGCCCGGCCACGTGCAACTCCAGTCGAACGGCCACGTCACCCCCGCGCAGGGGGGCGGTCGCTGGTGCGGTCAAGGGGTCGTTGTTATGCGTCGTTGAGCGGTGAAGCAAAGCAGCCCGCCGAGCCCTGAGGCAACACGACAGTCTCTGCTCAACGAACTGCCGCGCGCTCGTTGTTTCCGGTTGGTGCAGGCGGGGGTGTGCCCTCGGTCCGGCCGGGCACGGCAGCGAGTGTCCGAGCAGGATACGACGCACGTAGATGATCTGCGTGCCGCTCCGGGCAACCCGTGTGGGCCGAACGGGTGAGCAGCGGGTAATAACCGTGTGACCTGGGCGTGCCTGTGCTGACAGGGGTGGCGAGGCATTCCGTGCCCGGACGCGTGCGGAGCGTGGCCGGAAGCCATCTCGTCCAGGCGCTGATACCCTGGTAGCCCGTGGACCGGTGGGCCTGAAACCCCCGAACCGCAGCGACGGCAAAACCCCCGGAGACCTCCGGAAAGGCAGCCGTACCGCACGACAGACCGCGACCACGGGAGCCCCCTCTTGGCCATGCCGCCCGCTGCTTTTCGATCGAGCACAGCCACGACGACCAAGCACATCTTCGTCACCGGGGGCGTCGCCTCCTCGCTCGGCAAGGGCCTGACCGCCTCCAGCCTGGGCATGCTGCTCAAGGCTCGCGGTCTGCGCGTCGTGATGCAGAAGCTGGATCCGTACCTCAACGTCGATCCGGGCACGATGAACCCCTTCCAGCACGGTGAGGTCTTCGTCACCAACGACGGTGCCGAGACCGACCTGGACATCGGACACTACGAGCGCTTCCTCGACCGCGACCTGGACGGCAGCGCCAACGTCACTACAGGCCAGGTCTACTCGACCGTGATCGCCAAGGAGCGGCGCGGCGAGTACCTCGGTGACACGGTGCAGGTCATCCCGCACATCACCAACGAGATCAAGCACCGCATCCGCCGTATGGCCACCGACGAGGTGGACGTCGTCATCACCGAGGTCGGCGGCACGGTCGGTGACATCGAGTCGCTGCCGTTCCTGGAGACCGTCCGCCAGGTCCGCCACGAGGTCGGCCGGGACAACGTCTTCGTCGTCCACATCTCGCTGCTGCCGTACATCGGCCCCTCCGGCGAGCTGAAGACCAAGCCCACCCAGCACTCCGTCGCCGCGCTGCGCAACATCGGTATCCAGCCCGACGCCATCGTGCTGCGCTGCGACCGCGAGGTGCCGACCGCGATCAAGCGGAAGATCTCGCTGATGTGCGACGTCGACGAGGCCGCCGTGGTCGCCTGCCCCGACGCCCGCTCGATCTACGACATCCCGAAGGTCGTGCACACCGAGGGCCTGGACGCCTATGTCGTGCGCAAGCTCGACCTGCCGTTCCGGGACGTCGACTGGACCACCTGGGACGACCTGCTGGACCGTGTCCACAACCCCGACCACGAGATCACCCTCGCGCTGGTCGGCAAGTACATCGACCTGCCCGACGCCTATCTGTCGGTCACCGAGGCGCTGCGCGCCGGCGGCTTCGCCAACCGCGCCCGCGTGAAGATCAAGTGGGTCACCTCGGACGACTGCAAGACCCCGGCTGGTGCCAAGGCCGTGCTCGGCGACGTCGACGGCATCTGCATCCCGGGCGGCTTCGGTGACCGCGGTGTGCTCGGCAAGGTAGGCGCCATCCGTTTCGCCCGCGAGAACAAGATCCCGCTGCTCGGCCTCTGCCTGGGCCTGCAGTGCATCGTGATCGAGGCCGCGCGGAACCTGGCCGACATCCCGGACGCCAACTCCACCGAGTTCGACCCGGCCACCGGCCACCCGGTGATCTCCACCATGGCCGAGCAGATGGACATCGTCGCCGGCGAGGGCGACATGGGCGGCACCATGCGCCTCGGCATGTACCCGGCGAAGCTGGCCGAGGGCTCGATCGTGCGCGAGGTGTACGACGGCAAGGAGTACGTCGAGGAGCGCCACCGCCACCGCTACGAGGTGAACAACGCCTACCGTGCGGAGCTGGAGAAGAAGGCGGGCATCCTGTTCTCCGGCACGTCGCCCGACGGCAAGCTCGTGGAGTACGTCGAGTACCCGCGCGAAGCGCATCCTTACCTGGTCGCCACCCAGGCGCACCCCGAGCTGCGCTCGCGGCCGACGCGTCCGCACCCGCTCTTCGCCAGCCTGGTGAAGGCGGCCGTGGAGCGTCAGCGGGCCGAGGGCGTGCGGAAGATCGCGAAGTAACACAAGGGTTGTACGGTGGCCGGGGCGCGCGCATTCAAAAGGATCGCGCCCCGGCCGCCGGCGCATGTGGAGGGACAGGGCATGACGATCAAGGACACCCCCGAGGCATGGGAGATCCGGGCGACGGAGACCCCCTTCGTGGGCAACAAGACCTCCGTCCGCACGGACGAGGTGGTCATGCCCGACGGCTCGGTGGCCCGCCGCGACTACCAGGTCCACCCCGGCTCGGTCGCCGTCCTCGCCCTGGACGAGGAGGACCGGGTGCTGCTCATCAAGCAGTACCGCCACCCGGTGCGGTACAAGCTGTGGGAGA from Streptomyces roseochromogenus subsp. oscitans DS 12.976 encodes the following:
- a CDS encoding CTP synthase, whose protein sequence is MPPAAFRSSTATTTKHIFVTGGVASSLGKGLTASSLGMLLKARGLRVVMQKLDPYLNVDPGTMNPFQHGEVFVTNDGAETDLDIGHYERFLDRDLDGSANVTTGQVYSTVIAKERRGEYLGDTVQVIPHITNEIKHRIRRMATDEVDVVITEVGGTVGDIESLPFLETVRQVRHEVGRDNVFVVHISLLPYIGPSGELKTKPTQHSVAALRNIGIQPDAIVLRCDREVPTAIKRKISLMCDVDEAAVVACPDARSIYDIPKVVHTEGLDAYVVRKLDLPFRDVDWTTWDDLLDRVHNPDHEITLALVGKYIDLPDAYLSVTEALRAGGFANRARVKIKWVTSDDCKTPAGAKAVLGDVDGICIPGGFGDRGVLGKVGAIRFARENKIPLLGLCLGLQCIVIEAARNLADIPDANSTEFDPATGHPVISTMAEQMDIVAGEGDMGGTMRLGMYPAKLAEGSIVREVYDGKEYVEERHRHRYEVNNAYRAELEKKAGILFSGTSPDGKLVEYVEYPREAHPYLVATQAHPELRSRPTRPHPLFASLVKAAVERQRAEGVRKIAK